In Paraburkholderia terrae, the DNA window GACGCCGCGCGACGCGCGGTCGAGCCGGATCAAACGGCCTTCCGCGACGGCATCTTCGACGGCGCTGTGCGGCAGGAATGCGACGCCGTGTCCGGCGAGCGCCATCGCCTTCAGCCCTTCGGCCATGTCCGTTTCATACACGCGATCGAGGTAGAGACGCCCGGGCGCCGTCGCGAAGATCACTTCTGTCATGCGCCCCAGATAGGCATTCGGCGTGTACGAGAGATACGGCGTCGGTGCGTCCGACGTGCCGGGCAACGTGTAGCGCGGGCGGCCGCCCTTGCCCGGCGCGGAGAACGGGCTGATCGCTTCGATGCCGAGCGTCAGCATGTCGTAGCGCGCAGGATCGAGCGCGACCGGGTGGCTCGGGTGGTGATAGCCCATCACCAGATCGCAGCCGCCTTCGACCAGCGACAGCACCGCGTCGTGTACGTTCAGCGCGCGCAGCCGCGTATGGATTGGGCCGAGCTGCGCCTCGATGCGCTGCAGCCAGCGCGGGAAGTACGTGAGCGACAGCGTATGCGGCACCGCGAACTCGATCGTCGCGGCGGGCGTTGCCGTATGGCCGCGCAACAGCGTGCGCGCCTCGTGGAACTGCGACAGCATCGCGAGCGCCTGCTCGTAGAAGACCTGGCCCGCTGCCGTGAGGCGCGTCGGGTAAACCGAACGGTCGATCAATTCCGTGCCGAGCCACGCTTCGA includes these proteins:
- a CDS encoding LysR family transcriptional regulator — its product is MELKWLEDFVSLAETRSFSRSAELRHVTQPAFSRRIQALEAWLGTELIDRSVYPTRLTAAGQVFYEQALAMLSQFHEARTLLRGHTATPAATIEFAVPHTLSLTYFPRWLQRIEAQLGPIHTRLRALNVHDAVLSLVEGGCDLVMGYHHPSHPVALDPARYDMLTLGIEAISPFSAPGKGGRPRYTLPGTSDAPTPYLSYTPNAYLGRMTEVIFATAPGRLYLDRVYETDMAEGLKAMALAGHGVAFLPHSAVEDAVAEGRLIRLDRASRGVAQGQLTLTMEIRLYCDKLAAQTDDARQQLVRALWDVVSTELTQASK